The Culex quinquefasciatus strain JHB chromosome 2, VPISU_Cqui_1.0_pri_paternal, whole genome shotgun sequence genome contains the following window.
GTTCCATGGGGAGAGCTGGGTGGAACTCAAAAATGGAAAAGTGATCTGCGGATTTGCTTTCTGAGAGTTTTGTGAAATCAAGTGGCGATGGGGAAGACAGCGAATTGGCTGAAGATTTTTGTTTGTAAGACAATCTGATTTtgctaaaacaaacaaaaatcacattaaaaacaataaattctaaATGTATAATAATcacaattaataaaaaaacaattaaaattcttatataTTTTCAACATTCTCTGAAATTTCAGCCATCcgattttctttttgctttgttcttctctggctgaaactttctgGATGCCTTCCATTTGTCCAAAAAAAACcatatttcaaaatcaatttgtcttttttccatttccatgggtgggtctcgtggcgcaggggtagcggcttcggctgccgatcccgatgatgctatgagacgcgggttcgattcccgccttatccactgagcttctatcggatggtgaagtaaaacgtcggtcccggtttctcctgtctcgtcagaggcgctggagcagaaatcccacgttagaggaaggccatgccccggggggcgtagtgccaatagtttcgttttttttcgtttttccatttaaatttgGCTGTTGTCCATGAAAAAATGgcataagaaaattaaaaaatatgtttttcgaagGAATTTGTTGATGAATTCGGTCTCTTTGATAGTGTTGTGggtatggataaagactacacCGAAATAAATAACAGTATAAGGATTTATTTCccggttttttatttattatttttaattatttaatatattttattaGGGGACATGAAATACCACCTATTGAGAAAATTCCAAAATGAGCTAAAATTTGaccaataaaattttatgaaaaaaatctcattaaaatcgattttgtaACCAAATGATTAACATcactattttcaaattatagccaatattagtgaaagtttttttttgtataaaatatgCAGTAAACTAGATTGGTAGTATTTTTGTTTGgagcaaaatttttaatttcatttagatttccaaaatttgtttaatGATTAAAATATTGCTGGCATGCATTCCGttgtcaaaaaatacatttaaaattaaattaaatatgcatAGAATATCAACCAATTTTACATTTCAGGCAATGAAAATGCACTGAAAACGCTTTTACAAAATGATCAGAAAGTTTAACAATATATCTTCATCTTATACGTTTATTTTGGTTCCAGTTTGTATGCTAGAATACATGCTTGAAATGAGCTGTGAAACAGGGGCTTAagtgattcaacaaaattattaggatttattttgttttaattattttttcattattttgaagAGATCAAGAGATGATTGCATATATCAGTCATGTTTTGATTGTATTTTCTtcatcaattttgtttttttcctcctTGCTGATTTTAACGGCTGGACAAAAAGGTAAATTACTGTTTGTAGAAACCtagtgaaaacatttttttacgtttagaATATTCAACGCTTAGTTTCTTCATACGCAAatattatttaatgtttttgttttttaaatcgtttctaAAAAGTATTGAATGTCCCACATTTCTGGTCataggaaaaaaaagaaatgatttttcaacgaATTTGCTATTAAACCCACAAATCTTGTCAAGGTCGAAAGGAAAGGATAATTTCTCACTTTTGTGTTTTTACCGAATTCATACAACAAATCTATAAAGCTTACATTGGTTGaccatctgtcaaaataaacaaaataaatccaaaaatcgGTTGAAGCATTTACCGAATgggatataaaaaattaaaattaaaacaaattttcagaaacaacataaaaaattataataaatatttttacatgaaattccTTTATTGCGATActgagcaattttttttaaatattttaatttctgttcaaaaaaattaaatttaaaattagttcagcaaacagcaaaaaatgctgaatataaaatttaaatcatctatttttcgaagaaaaacactttctgttttgctgttttgcacttatttttaacagtttttaaaTGTGTTAAAATCAGttaactgaaatttaaaaattatgcagtaaacagcaaataatggtgaaacatttgatatatattttcaaaagtttaattgTTTTACAATGTGCTGGAGTTATAATTAAGTTAAGCTatttatcataaaaaataatcgtttttctgaattaatttatttttgttttataaatcattgcaatatgttttttttttcaattcaaattctcaaatttttgaaattatacatatTGTTTGcctaatttttgataaatatctAAATCTTTATTACTTCTTAATTCTATTTTAGTTCTATTAGTTTAGTAGCTAATACACAATTCTAACGACGTTCATACTAAAAcctaatatattttaatttcatcCAACAATTCGAtaaccacaatttttttttcaattgaagctctttttttcataaagttttaGAATGTTACCTTTAATATCACTATCTTTCAAACAAAATAACTAATCATTATTCTgaaaatgaattgaaatatttaacAGACAAAGATGAATTAAAAATCaggtttgaaaataatttatttcaacAACAATGTTGAATAATATTTCGACATGTGATAGCTAAGCTCTGATTTCATAACTGAAAAAGCATAATTTGTCCATAATTCACAACTCAACAAACGCACTTTGATCACGCAAAGGATGTTTGCCCCCCTCCAAAAGCCTGTTCAAGTATGTCAGTAACAGGTGAAGTAATTTATCACATCCTTTGAGcatagttgaactgaaaaaagggCAACCTTCCACCTTTAGTTAACCCTTTTCATCGTACCAATTCGATAAACGATCTCGCAAATTGTTCTTCCTTgccttaaaaactaaaaaaaaactcctcagTAATTTCCCACTCGAACCGTTTAAACACACCTTTGAGCTCCGGCCCTGCCAATCCAGCAGGGGTTCAAGGCTACGGCACGAACAGCACGATTGATGGgttgaaaaaaaactctggttAGCTAACAATCCACCCACCCTGAACCAGCCTGCAAAGTGTGCAATTTTCCAATTTCACCCTGAAATGAAGCAATCGAACCTTTCCACTTTCCTTCTCGAACGAACACGCAAATGAGGGCAGAAAATCGCCACCGCCACCGTGCAagtgttaatttttcaaaccaattttCACCCCCTCAAACTTGGGGCTCCTAGTAGGCCGCGTCGTCGACGACTACAAAGTTAAAGGCGCCAATTAGGTGCACGAAATTTTCGCCACCACACGTGTGTCGTGGCCTGCCTCGACGAAGACGACGGTTTATTGGGGCTTACGCGCGATGATTGCATACATTCAGGCGGGGGCCGAGGTGGTGTTTACTGATTTGAGGTTATTTCTTCGGTATTTTTAACAACGCCTTGCCGCGGGAGGGGCGTTCATGGCGCGGTGTAAAACAAGTCACAAACTTTGTAATGTTGGCTCGTTGGTTTGCGGCGTTATTACGCCAAGTAACGGGCTATTGTTGAAAGGTtggaaaatttgatgaaaactccGCAGAAAAAACACTCGACCAAAGTGTTGAACTTCCGTCACTTGCAAAACATTCCGGAAAAtgatttcgcgaaaaaaaatcaaacgtcCGCCACGGCCAAGGTTATTAAGACTTTCCAGCTCGTTGAGTTCTGGTCACGTTACGGACGAACCTTCGTTCAGAGAGAAAATCTGTCGACGTCCTTTGAATGTGGGTGACACGGGGAGGGGGGCAAAAATAGTCCATCGAATCCGGCTGCCGGCGGCCATATGGAGTGTCGAAGCGTGGTGCAAAACGGCTCGACTTGTCTTTTGAGCAGAGGATTTCGCAATAAGTAcacaataaaaacaataatttgaaattttgctttgtcTCTGaagtaaaaatctaaattttaaattaaaatgaaaaaaatagacaatattttaacaaacaGCAAACACACTTTTTGACAcacattcttttaaaatttaaagtttagtCTACTGTGTAGAGTGCATTTTTCGAGGATTCTTGTAGAAAAATCAGGAATAAGAAAAAAGGGTGGAAAGCGCCCTTCAGTCGTTGTTATTAATGACCGTCTATGTAAATATTTCGTCGTGCACGGGAAAACACAAACAGAGATCCTTCTTGAAAAAGAGTGGTacaacgaaattaaaaaaaaatatatataaatcgaACTGAATCAATTCtagattttaatgttttttgtttttgttttttgttttttgttttttgttttttgttttttgttttttgttttttgttttttgttttttgttttttgttttttgttttttgttttttgttttttgttttttgttttttgtttttgtttttgttttttgtttttgtttttgttttttgtttttgttttttgtttttgttttttgtttttgtttttgttttttgttttttgtttttgtttttgttttttgttttttgtttttgtttttgtttttgtttttgtttttttgttttttgttttttgtttttgtttttgttttttgttttttgtttttgtttttgtttttgtttttgttttttgttttttgttttttgtttttttgttttttgttttttgttttttgttttttgttttttgttttttgttttttgttttttgttaccCACTCTTTAACTTTAGGTCTTTCTTTCCCAAAAAACATGCCAAAAATCGAGCATTTCCCGCATTCCTTTTCATCTCGCACGGCCAAGCCACCATCGTTCGGGACGGTtggctttgaaattttcatcccCACAGTCTTGGCCCAGCTAGGAACATGGCGTTATCGGCGACAGACAGAATCGACGGCGCTGCCAAACAGACGGATTTTGAGTGTATACAGTTTTTTGCTTCTTCAGTCCAACTCGTTTCGCACACAGGAAGATCAGAACAGGAAAAAGGATGGATCGGACGCAGACGATGGCGCCCGTTTGGAAAAAAGTGGGCTTTGATTTCGAGACAAATTAGGAGAATTTTTCAAGAGGGATGGATTTTTTTACTTGCTGGGTTCAAGTGGTAGTTGACACGAAGGATTTTTTGGGGAATGGTGAAAATctgcagagtttttttttttcatgtttgtttgatttatttcagTATAATATGCTTCACTTACAATTGGACAATCATTATCTGGTCTAGCCTTACCTGAAAAAagagaagaataaaaaaaactgttagcaggtaatcaaattaaaaatttgagtcGATTGACATTCTGTCTCGTTTTGATGATGTCTTCAAGTTgtcaattcaaaacattttctcaaagttctttgtcatattggtcatgcgtaacataaccacctgcagcTTTTTAATAGGCTATGAAAGCTTAaataaaagaatgaaaatttaaataaaagaagCGCGCATAGATTGCATTGCGCGCATCTTTCATTTAAGTTTTCTTAACCTATAAAAGAgctgcaggtggttatgttacgcatgaccaatatgacaaagaactttgaaaAAGGTCTTGAATTGCCATTGATCAGGTAAATGTTCTGAAAAATTATCCTACTTGGAAACCCCCCTCCAAATCAAGGTGTCAATAATGAAGAGGTGTGATCTCCGGAGAATACTCAATCGACAACGACGAGGATACCGACAATACCAACCGATGATGATTCCCATTTGGAAGCTCCATTTATGGACCATGAATGGAAttgctttctctttctctctgttGTGTAGCACAAAGAGGTAGTATTGTTTGGCTGGGCCACATTGTTTGCCACCGTTTTGTGAATACATTAGTCCGAGTCCGAGCTGGAATGAAGGCATTCCACCGGTCATTAAGAAATAATCGAAATGGTTAGAGGTGAACACACTAGGAGTGGGTTGAAGAAAAGGGTTTCCCACCCATATTGATGGGGACCTCTTTATGGGACGCCATTTCGGTAAAGAGGGGATACTTGATGGCTCGTTTGGTATGATAATTGACTGAGGCACTTCAAAGAGGATGGGAAATTCAATCAACTATTTAGTAGTGAAATGATATGGATAACCCATAAATCAAGCATAAGTGGTGGAATTTGACGAACTTCTAAATGGGTAATCGATAGGGTTTGATGATAATTGTGTGTTATTTTTACATGGCTatatttgaataacttaatttttatGTTCGATCAAATTTACTTTCAAAAACATCTTTCTTTTTTCACACAGATCAGCACCGTCCACCACAAAGCCATAAATCGTTTTGCCTGAGTGGCAAAACCGCCCGAATAATTCATAAGAAATCGTTGTAAATTCGTTTACTGGCCAAACAGAGTTTGACgagcaccaacaaaaaaaaccaacatCTTTTCCTATTGATTTTTCCACCCCACACTGGCCGCAAGGGTCACCGGTCACCGGACCGTATCACTTACCGGCGAACCTTTTGCCGGGGACTGTTCCGGAAGAATTCCCCAGCCCCGCAGTAACCAGGTCAGAAAGGTCGTTTATCACCCCAACGGACGGGGGCGCATCAATCGTGTATTGAACTTTATATGTTTCCAAAAAGGATCGATTTCTTGCACTCTTGCGGAAGCTAGTCTGTCAGGGTTGTAAAATTTGGCAGTTTTGCGAGATTTTATCGGTTTTCGCCCCTCCTCCGGTAAGCTCCTTCCAGTGCAGTGCGGGATGAGCTCGGAATCGACCGGTCGACCACGTTGCAATATTTAAAATCTCCAGGGAGCAAGGGAAATCTtgctttgcttcgatgtttacAATCTTGCGGGTGAGGAATGGTTTATTTAGACAGTGGGACGATTTTCTTTCAAAGGTTGGAAATTGTCTGCTCGGGAGACGAAATATAACTATTTGCGAGTCGTTGGAATATTTAAGCAGCCTCATAATTAACTGGGGACTTTCGAAaaagaattgaattttatgaaacatAACATTGGTTTCAATAGCTTTTTTCAGTCTACAATGTAATTATGTTTATTATTTGTCAGATTTTGAAATAATCGGTTATTACGTTAACCAGAGCTTAAAGCACTAAGCTGTTTGTGGTTTCCCTAAACAACAGTCTCCTAAaggatttacaacaaaatttgacaattgtcaaaatactaccatttcaggattgggtctgtaatttcaaaaatgttgcaaTCCGATGACATCAACCTTCCTGGTTGCTGTATATCttgacaaacaacttttttaacAGATTAATCATCATCTTTCATGTTGGTCAATATCCAATTTATGTGATAAGaaatgtttatgttaagtttGGTTGTTGACAGTAGTTTTATACCATACTGTACGAATCTTATTCCGTTGTCTTGTTCTACCGGATAACCGAGTGGTTGTCCTATGCCATGAAACatactttttttaagttttgtacAGATAAATCCATTGGGTTCCAAACTATAGCGCTCGATTTCTTCATCACAATTGGATATGTTCCTGATTTTAACTAATTCTTTTTTTAGAGTAGGTGAAACGAAGCCCAAAGACGTAGTGTTAGCAATCCAACCGATGATGAGGTATGTTGACTGATTGATTAAAGGCTTTGACTGAACGGTTGTTGGTGCCCCAGCCAAACAAATCGGTTGTATGTGATCTGAAATAGTTACGaaggaaaattaatttaaaatcaaaaatgtttacatgACAATACCTTCAAAAGTGACATCATATGCGAGTCGAATCAAAGCGACCGAATAGAGTGATTCATTTTTCTGTACCGTTGGCTGACAGGTGACGTAATCTACCTCATAATCACGGATATCAAGTTCTTCTGTGCCTTCTAAAGAGATCAGCCCCAGTCTTACCACAATGCTGTTGAAATTGTACACAAGAGCATATAGTAGTTATTCGAATGTTAATGTATTTGTTTACCCACTATTCTGATACAATGCAGGCACAGCTTGTTAAGACGTGGCGTTTACTTATAAGTGTTCCTACTCCTCGAAATTGTATTGCGTCAAGCTCGATGTCACGCTCCCCTATTATAGCCATCCACGGACTTTGCAAGGGTTTAGTTACATTTCCCGTTAAGATATTCTTGGGTATGAAACTACCACAATGCCGTGGTAAAATACCTAAATGCTGTCTCGTAGAGTCTACCTCACGCGCAGGTTTAAAAACAGTGCTTTTCAGGTAAGcgattttggttattttataaATCCACTGCACAAGTTTATTTGCATAGTTTAAACCCCAGCACATTATTCTTTTAGAAAGGAAGCGGTGCAAGGGCACAATAGCTACAACTCCTGTTAAAAACCACGAGCCACTCGATTCGAAGCCCAATCCACTTCCAATGTCGTTTAAATCACCATCAATCCAACTACAAGCGCAATCAGTTCTATTAAAATCCACTGCTAAAGCACAAGTTACATCTTGTTGAATGCCTCTCAGTTTTGTTACATGTGTGTTGTTCACATTTGATGGCCGCCATACTGGTATCGTAAAATTGAATGTAGTGAAATAAGTATTTCGATAAACACACGCTGGTTGAATAAAATCACTAAATTCTACATCTTTATTCATCTCCAATATAAATATATTTGcctcaaattcttttttttctgtatctGACCTGTGAATATGTCGTACTCTTCGATATTTTTCTATTGTCAAgttcattaaattaaaataacctGCTCCTAATCTTATTAGAATGTTTTCTTTCAGTATTTCATCACCAGCTTCATCCACTGTACACTGGGCGGCAGTTAGAATAAATTTTTGGCCTATTAACGTGCCACCACACGTTAATTCCAGATGTTGACCCTTTCTAAAATGATATATTGCTGCATGCCAAGGGAATTGACCATGATACGAGTCAGTTTGGTTGTTTGGGGccacaattttcttttttccacACGTAATTGGCTCGATGCTTTTTCTACTTCTCGCCATTAATTGAGCCATAGTAACATCAGGAAATAATTCTCGTCGATAACCTGAATCGTTACTTTCTTTTTGGGGTTCTTTGTAAACTCCTCCTTTTTTAATAGTTAACATGTATGATTCGTATACCCTGAAATATTTATCTTCATTTCCAAACGCTAGCAAGAATGCACAAGCAAATATAAGCTTTACAAAACTACCCTGAAACATGGCGACCTATCCTGTATTGCTCAACCGAACCACTCTCTTCAAGTGGCTCAATTCAACTAAGGCGTCACTTCTTCTCAAAAATGAGTCAAACTCACTTTAGGGGTTACATCCAAGATAAATTTACTGATATTCCAAACTTCTTTAACGTGTTTGACAAGGTATGCATCACGATTTTATTTAGTCGATTTCAGTTTGAATTGTTTCATCTAGTCCCGGGCGGGTGATAATAACAAAACGAAGGGTTATATTAGCATAATTGTTATGGAATCGGTATGCTCTAAACATTCAacacgaaaaaataataacaatttctAGTATCACACTAGGATTTGTTTTGAATAGTCTTGGACCACGGGGATGCTACGGCTGTCATCTGCATACAATGTTACTGAAGCCTAAAAAGTACCAAAGTTTTGGTGTCTAGTGTCAAAATTATGGGGATTAAAACGAAAAGGGCTTAAAATCGAAAGGACGAAAATcagttttttctttatttttgttttgttagttaaaatgaaattaaatgtgtAACATTATCCGGGgtaaatcgggacacatggggtgaattgggaagtgaatttagcaatgtttttgcaagatatttggatatttttttaagacaaaacaacaaaattagtttctaaatttgaacttttatgtctAAAAACAGCTGTTAATAGAAGGCTTTCTGGACGAAAATTTACTAACACATTCAAACCACCGGGTACTAtagaagttggtttgtttgacACAAAAAACGCAAATGTGGTAAAATGTACCATGCTTCCTAGTAACTACATGGTAGTGAATACTAAATCATGATAATCTTTTCTGTATTGGAGGGTTAAAATTACTATGCACTACTGGACATTGTAAAATTGACAACGCAATTTATTCAAATCAAGTTTGTACAGTttgtttttagcaaaatacatcgGCGCGTGCCTCAACTTAACTCTACAATATGGAAGCAACAACCATGGTTGAGCTTTCAGTGCATGTTGATTGGAGTATTATCTAGCTTTAAACTTTATGTTACAATGAATTGTCTCAGGAGGAAATTTTTGCTCGGATATCCCATTTTTTGGAGATGGATTTATCAAATTCGAATTCCTGAGCCAATTTCAGAATATTCATTCATTTATACTCTTTactaaactaaaatttaaaaacatcgccgattcacatttattggaaATGAGGTTCTTATTCTTATATATTcagattcttattttttttttgactttaatttttaaagagtaggcataaatggatgaaaatcaacttttctaTTCGTACATATCGCCAATAAGCTCCAGGTCGAAAtgtcgaaaaatgcaattttttcactaaaatgcttaTAACTTCCGTTAGATTTGAACAATTGGGAGGCTCCACCCTTCATTTTGTAGCATTTTTAAGCCctgtttaagaattttgaggCTCAATTGAAATTTGCCTTAGtcgcagatttttttgattttttttaggtatTTCAAAGTTCCAATATTGTGTCCAGATTTGTTCCACTTTCCATTgagctagagtgctcatatttagcCCAAATGTTAGTTATATAAGTTCAAACTACCCCagaatttcaggcagattggtgagctCCACGACGTCCCTAACAATGGGcaatgccctgttcgtggactcgctcttaaggtttCCCAACAACATGGTTTAGCTCACATATTGGTTTAACCGCCTCAAATTGTAGATTTAAATTAGCATTATGATGATCTGTAACTTCATTggccaaatttgaatttgcgaAAGCTTTGCCCGAGACCTGATGCTAGACATAAAAGAATCATTCTGAGCAgctacaggatttttttttccaaaaaaattaaataagatttatattttgatttgtgaccCTCTGAAATGTTAATCCCGAAACAGCGCCACTAAACATTTGGTGGCGGCTTCAGCAAGCTACGTCAGTATCACGGGCCTGTCTTGGACTGAATATGGAAAATGTTAGAGCAACTTATTCCttatgttaatttaaaaaatacctggttttgttgttgttggatttgtgtataatttttaaataaaatgtacaaTCGATTCCTTCAACCAGATATAAAACGATTGATTCTCCGATGTACCCCCTTACAAAATTTAACCGTCAGCTTTAATATGACTTAAAGGCACGACTCTTCAGAGATATGGCACAGATAATCAGACATGAGAGCTTTGATTTCAATAATCTGATTAATggccataaaattaaaaataaagaaataatcaTGCTTGTATGGCTGATTGCGGTACAATTTCAAGTTTGAACACTTCCATGTTTTTTATCTGTGATAATCATGTCATCAGGGTGACACGAAGAAATATATTGGACGATTAATTAGTCAAGTTATGTTAATCTCAACTTAGTAAAACTGACCATTTTACCCTGAACTTAGCTAAATACCGTAATTTTTACCAAGCAAATTTTGCCAATTCACCACTATTTTTGGTCACCCTCCTGAGCCAATTTGCACAATTACTTGcagaaacgaaacaaaaaaagccCAATCAAGTCATCAAATTTCTGTTGATTAGATTGCCGCTTCGATAGATAGCTCGCCTGTCGAATATGACAAGTTGAACAttgttaagaataaaaaaaaacatgcataaaaataaatttgaagcaaattttaaataaaaatgaaaaaaatttatgACTTTAAATGCAAACTAAAAGGGAAAactctcgattatccgaagcgtCAATTTTCTCTACTTAAACAACTCATTTTGATTTGAGAGTAACTtccattttgctatttttacatacttttagacaaactttgaaaactatttACAACGGCATCGTTAGAAGAAACTAATTGCTAAAATCTCGCGAAAATTCAGAAGAAAAATAAGTCTAGCTTAATTGTTCGGGATGAACATTCAAagcataaagttttttttccggtgagtaaaaaaatcatatctattACGTTATTTTATATTGCATTGATTGTTAAGAAAACCAGCTGATTACATTTCCCTGTCCACATCTACACTCAACTGCCTTCCTTCGcttcttctttaaatttgtcaaaaatcaaaCAGGAACCGAAGCGAGATTTATCAAATTCACTAACGATATTATCCGCAAATATTTGCGCACCTCAAACCGTGGACGgcgcaaaaaaaacactccaaatCTAGACCAGAAGGACAACCATAATGGCggtcacaaaaaatgcaaaatgtgtAACTGTAACGCCGAGGATGGCACCACTGATTGCCTGCTGGGCAtattttttacttctttttttatttggtgaAAGCAAACAATTCCCAACGAAGCCCGGAAGCCGGACCGTAATACGAATAAATGTGGaaataaatcataatttttttttcgctcgccAGATAATGATTTATATGCAAATGTGGGTACGTGATCCGCGCGGGatgattgttttgattgttgagctaagTCAGTTTGTGGGGGAGAAAAAAGTGCAATTTTCGGTGCTGAATAAGTTTTGACAAACAACACATGGTTGAAAAGTGGaaaaaacattcgtgaattaTCCACCGAAATGTGTTATTCATAGATTGACAGggttgacagaattgacagagTTCACTTTTTCACTGGTTTCACTAATTTTCACTCACACTGCACTGCACTctctgaaaagtaaaaaaaaacactttcaacCGCCACCGGGCACTTCCGCAACGGCTACTCAACTTTGATGTCCGTACTCGAagtgcaaaaatcaaaaaagcaccGTCTAATTAAACATTGCACACACCGGTTGCCTACCCTGGGGCGTTTATCCGTTCGTTATATATTTTTACACCGGATTCGACACCGAGCGAaccagacaaaaaaaatcactgttgcTCACATCTGTTTGGCCCCCCTTCTCTTTTTGAACGTAAAATTTTCCTTTTCATTTTCACACACTCGAATGAAAACGAGCCCCGCGGGGGATGACGAAAAACTGTTTGGttgcaccacacacacacacccccaCAAACTCACTAACGGTGAAGGGGTCAAAGTTACACTTGTATTTACATGGCTAACACTTTGTACGAGCACGGTTTTCCCCCGCACCACTTTTCTGTTTTCTTCTTTTCCGTGTTTCTATTTTACACTCCCAAATTTCTACCAGGAAAATTTCACCTCAACCCCGCGTGGGGCCCACGGTGAAGGTTGAAAAGTTCTCGTGTGGTTattgttgtgtttcacatgctgCTCTCTGGTGGGTGGAAAAATCACTCCATTTAAGCGTTATGAGCATCGTAGCGTGTCATGCAAGATGTAAATTCATGTttaaagaaaaatcaatttttaaaatctacgACCAAATCGCATTCCGGAAGTTTATTTCGGTCCCCAAATCAACCCCGGAAACGCAATCAAAAGTTAACC
Protein-coding sequences here:
- the LOC119766553 gene encoding uncharacterized protein LOC119766553; the protein is MFQGSFVKLIFACAFLLAFGNEDKYFRVYESYMLTIKKGGVYKEPQKESNDSGYRRELFPDVTMAQLMARSRKSIEPITCGKKKIVAPNNQTDSYHGQFPWHAAIYHFRKGQHLELTCGGTLIGQKFILTAAQCTVDEAGDEILKENILIRLGAGYFNLMNLTIEKYRRVRHIHRSDTEKKEFEANIFILEMNKDVEFSDFIQPACVYRNTYFTTFNFTIPVWRPSNVNNTHVTKLRGIQQDVTCALAVDFNRTDCACSWIDGDLNDIGSGLGFESSGSWFLTGVVAIVPLHRFLSKRIMCWGLNYANKLVQWIYKITKIAYLKSTVFKPAREVDSTRQHLGILPRHCGSFIPKNILTGNVTKPLQSPWMAIIGERDIELDAIQFRGVGTLISKRHVLTSCACIVSEYIVVRLGLISLEGTEELDIRDYEVDYVTCQPTVQKNESLYSVALIRLAYDVTFEDHIQPICLAGAPTTVQSKPLINQSTYLIIGWIANTTSLGFVSPTLKKELVKIRNISNCDEEIERYSLEPNGFICTKLKKSMFHGIGQPLGYPVEQDNGIRFVQYGIKLLSTTKLNINISYHINWILTNMKDDD